One part of the Mya arenaria isolate MELC-2E11 chromosome 3, ASM2691426v1 genome encodes these proteins:
- the LOC128226769 gene encoding 46 kDa FK506-binding nuclear protein-like has protein sequence MVILKEAENMFWALVLESGQRYSQTVEKGFHISMAALELSNDADEQKKKGHISVMGASDKGEFLLCSLNHKSVFQQALDLNFNEGENVTFFINGHGTIHLTGYQLDEDEDFDAEDLLASDLEEEEEDVSDSDDEAPELVEGKRKKKPDITMAKKKMKWLTPEDNVSDDSDKDSDEELDDDDDGDDDDDFLNDESFLDMEAEEGDSDEEEESEEEEVTPAKKKKEQQKTPKDKKDKKTPGKETPKNKSKEEQKTPTVTPGGDAETTSAKKKKKKKKNKQAGETPKANGEGGQAQTPKLDQSQSKTPKSKEQSKTPKKQVLAGGTIMEEIRVGDGPAVKKGKMAHMYYVGKLQKDGRQFDSCLHGKPFRFRLGKGEVIKGWDVGVDGMKIGGKRRLTVPPQAGYGNQRSGPIPPNSTLVFEVELKNVS, from the exons ATGGTTATTTTAAAAGAAGCTGAAAACATGTTTTGGG CGCTAGTGCTTGAATCAGGGCAAAGATACAGTCAAACTGTGGAGAAAGGTTTCCACATAAGCATGGCGGCTCTCGAATTGTCTAATGATGCAG ATGAGCAGAAGAAGAAGGGCCACATCTCTGTGATGGGAGCATCGGACAAGGGGGAGTTCCTTCTCTGCTCTCTCAATCACAAGTCTGTCTTCCAGCAGGCCCTGGACCTCAACTTTAATGAGGGAGAAAATGTCACCTTCTTCATTAATGGACATG GCACCATTCACTTGACGGGCTATCAGCTGGATGAGGATGAAGATTTTGATGCAGAAGACTTGCTGGCCTCCGACttggaggaggaggaggaggatgtGTCAGACAGCGATGATGAAG CTCCAGAACTGGTGGAAGGGAAGAGGAAAAAGAAGCCTGACATCACAATGGCGAAGAAAAAGATGAAGTGGCTTACACCGGAG GACAATGTTAGTGATGACAGTGATAAAGATAGTGATGAGGAgctggatgatgatgatgatggcgatgaCGATGATGACTTCTTGAATGATGAATCATTC TTGGACATGGAGGCCGAGGAGGGGGACAGTGATGAGGAGGAGGAATCAGAGG AGGAAGAGGTGACTCCAgcaaagaagaagaaagaacAGCAGAAAACACCTAAAGACAAGAAGGATAAAAAGACTCCCGGAAAGGAAACGCCGAAGAATAAGAGCAAGGAAGAACAGAAG ACCCCCACTGTGACCCCCGGGGGAGATGCTGAAACAACATCCgccaagaagaagaagaagaaaaagaagaacaaGCAGGCAGGAGAAACTCCGAAGGCAAATGGAGAGGGTGGACAAGCACAG ACTCCAAAGTTAGATCAGAGCCAGAGCAAAACCCCGAAGTCAAAGGAGCAGTCGAAGACTCCGAAGAAGCAAGTGTTAGCAGGAGGAACCATAATGGAGGAGATCAGGGTGGGAGATGGACCAGCAGTTAAGAAGGGGAAAATG GCCCATATGTACTACGTTGGGAAGCTGCAGAAGGATGGTCGCCAGTTTGACTCCTGTCTCCATGGCAAGCCGTTCCGCTTCCGACTGGGCAAAGGGGAGGTAATCAAGGGCTGGGACGTTGGTGTGGATG GTATGAAGATTGGAGGAAAGCGAAGACTGACAGTCCCCCCTCAGGCTGG GTATGGCAATCAGAGGTCAGGCCCCATTCCACCAAACAGCACGCTTGTGTTTGAAGTGGAGTTGAAAAACGTCAGTTGA
- the LOC128226593 gene encoding calcium/calmodulin-dependent protein kinase type IV-like isoform X1, translated as MPDFWIAESVKDRSFDDYYELGKELGSGATSKVYKCNAKGSDQAWAVKVINKKVDRKVVKTEVGILLKISHVNVIRMKEIFETPTQILLVLELVTGGELFERIVNRGKYSEKDAALAVREMLEGLEYLHKNDIMHRDLKPENLLYENLSEKAKLKIADFGLSKIIGAQVTTNTVCGTPGYCAPEVVKGKCYDTKVDMWSIGVIAYILLCGYEPFYDDEETIMYKKILKGNYEFDSPWWDNITENAKDFIRKLLIVDVKSRLSAVDALKHPWVIGSAADDKHLEETQKKIKEFNAKRKLKALTAIGLMLGEHFGNTSTQTLVPMATSDISLEIQRAKVKYMEE; from the exons ATGCCAGACTTCTGGATTGCAGAAAGTGTTAAAGATCGATCTTTTGATGATTATTACGAGCTCGGTAAAGAACTCGGAAG TGGGGCCACTTCGAAAGTATACAAGTGCAATGCAAAAGGAAGTGACCAAGCCTGGGCTGTAAAAGTTATCAACAAAAAG GTTGACAGAAAAGTTGTGAAAACAGAGGTTGGGATTTTGCTGAAAATCTCGCATGTAAATGTG ATCCGAATGAAGGAGATATTTGAGACACCAACACAGATTCTGCTGGTGCTTGAGCTAGTGACAGGAGGAGAGCTTTTTGAAAg aaTTGTTAATAGAGGAAAATACTCTGAGAAAGATGCTGCCCTAGCTGTAAGGGAGATGTTGGAAGGATTGGAG TATCTTCACAAGAATGACATAATGCATAGAGATTTAAAG CCAGAAAATCTGCTGTACGAAAATTTATCAGAGAAAGCAAAGTTAAAAATAG CGGACTTTGGTTTATCGAAGATTATTGGAGCCCAGGTAACAACAAACACAGTCTGTGGTACACCGGGGTACTGTG CTCCTGAGGTGGTCAAGGGAAAGTGCTATGACACCAAGGTAGACATGTGGAGTATTGGCGTCATCGCCTACATCTT GTTATGTGGATATGAGCCATTCTATGATGATGAAGAAACTATCATGTACAAGAAGATTTTAAAGGGCAACTATGAATTCGACTCCCCCTGGTGGGACAACATCACAGAAAATGCCAAG GATTTCATAAGGAAGCTGCTGATAGTGGACGTAAAGTCCCGTCTGTCTGCGGTGGATGCTTTGAAACATCCGTGGGTGATTGGATCTGCCGCAGATGACAAACACCTTGAGGAAACACAGAAGAAGATCAAGGAGTTCAATGCTAAGAGAAAATTGAAG GCTCTCACAGCCATCGGCCTTATGTTAGGGGAACACTTCGGCAACACCAGCACACAAACCTTGGTTCCCATGGCAACTAGTGACATTTCTCTTGAAATTCAACGAGCAAAAGTGAAATACATGGAAGAGTAG
- the LOC128226593 gene encoding calcium/calmodulin-dependent protein kinase type IV-like isoform X2 has translation MPDFWIAESVKDRSFDDYYELGKELGSGATSKVYKCNAKGSDQAWAVKVINKKVDRKVVKTEVGILLKISHVNVIRMKEIFETPTQILLVLELVTGGELFERIVNRGKYSEKDAALAVREMLEGLEYLHKNDIMHRDLKPENLLYENLSEKAKLKIADFGLSKIIGAQVTTNTVCGTPGYCAPEVVKGKCYDTKVDMWSIGVIAYILLCGYEPFYDDEETIMYKKILKGNYEFDSPWWDNITENAKDFIRKLLIVDVKSRLSAVDALKHPWVIGSAADDKHLEETQKKIKEFNAKRKLKALTDITLVLGPHFGVFGDQLQGQISTSDVTMQVSQEAMEQ, from the exons ATGCCAGACTTCTGGATTGCAGAAAGTGTTAAAGATCGATCTTTTGATGATTATTACGAGCTCGGTAAAGAACTCGGAAG TGGGGCCACTTCGAAAGTATACAAGTGCAATGCAAAAGGAAGTGACCAAGCCTGGGCTGTAAAAGTTATCAACAAAAAG GTTGACAGAAAAGTTGTGAAAACAGAGGTTGGGATTTTGCTGAAAATCTCGCATGTAAATGTG ATCCGAATGAAGGAGATATTTGAGACACCAACACAGATTCTGCTGGTGCTTGAGCTAGTGACAGGAGGAGAGCTTTTTGAAAg aaTTGTTAATAGAGGAAAATACTCTGAGAAAGATGCTGCCCTAGCTGTAAGGGAGATGTTGGAAGGATTGGAG TATCTTCACAAGAATGACATAATGCATAGAGATTTAAAG CCAGAAAATCTGCTGTACGAAAATTTATCAGAGAAAGCAAAGTTAAAAATAG CGGACTTTGGTTTATCGAAGATTATTGGAGCCCAGGTAACAACAAACACAGTCTGTGGTACACCGGGGTACTGTG CTCCTGAGGTGGTCAAGGGAAAGTGCTATGACACCAAGGTAGACATGTGGAGTATTGGCGTCATCGCCTACATCTT GTTATGTGGATATGAGCCATTCTATGATGATGAAGAAACTATCATGTACAAGAAGATTTTAAAGGGCAACTATGAATTCGACTCCCCCTGGTGGGACAACATCACAGAAAATGCCAAG GATTTCATAAGGAAGCTGCTGATAGTGGACGTAAAGTCCCGTCTGTCTGCGGTGGATGCTTTGAAACATCCGTGGGTGATTGGATCTGCCGCAGATGACAAACACCTTGAGGAAACACAGAAGAAGATCAAGGAGTTCAATGCTAAGAGAAAATTGAAG GCACTGACAGACATCACGCTGGTGCTGGGACCACACTTTGGGGTCTTTGGGGATCAGCTGCAGGGCCAGATATCCACCAGTGATGTCACAATGCAGGTCTCACAGGAGGCCATGGAACAGTGA